From a single Miscanthus floridulus cultivar M001 chromosome 8, ASM1932011v1, whole genome shotgun sequence genomic region:
- the LOC136468433 gene encoding uncharacterized protein, with product MQLDAGFVELPIGLGFRVSIAPLLEHAAVRAENHATNEKRKKEKDDKKLSNIASQSALGAALLSQAFDSALVEPLSADPQKEPILVEITDASTIAENILPEETPIQEQEPDSPPNDPISVEDVHVESSEPIQPDVIGTSSVVPSLQIEAIAEKALNLSTLSNSFNLEKYLDEDEIRSIDPELSQLEARHTELEKELENMKAAIDRHKFILAQIPDAIQQKKQELLAKVREDRAIQSSLKSIPRSAKEDKQQIVEVDAIWLEVLKAIKDVLDLFVLNNRLHPLPRASEPSDAVSSTLASSSDSSDSYNSDDARRFLREWRAAQNRYSKVTRENGQLKIRLGISQAALHAAKKEASAARARLAKSDAMVAALMVQVESLQLAANAATDAVNARGALINARLHDIPACVQEIALHGAPMQYWTGLYAEVDRRMLTNGVNTMLKVATDLLLPKKTAGDKNKRLKYDDHRDDGAQNNWRARAEMVMI from the exons ATGCAACTAGATGCAGGCTTCGTCGAGCTACCGATAGGGTTGGGCTTTCGGGTCTCCATCGCGCCACTGCTAGAGCATGCAGCTGTGAGGGCGGAAAACCATGCCACGaatgagaagaggaagaaggagaaggatgataagaag TTATCGAATATTGCGTCCCAATCTGCTCTAGGTGCGGCACTGCTATCCCAAGCATTTGATTCAGCACTAGTTGAACCCCTatcggctgatcctcaaaaggagccaattttgGTTGAAATAACTGATGCTTCCACAAtagcagaaaat atacttcctgaggaaacCCCTATACAAGAGCAGGAGCCTGACAGCCCACCTAATGATCCTATCAGTGTTGAGG ATGTCCATGTTGAGAGCTCAGAGCCAATTCAACCAGATGTTATTGGTAcatcatcagttgttccttctcttcagatagagGCTATTGCAGAGAAG GCACTCAATCTTTCAACCCTGAGTAACTCCTTCAATCTTGAGaagtatcttgatgaagatgaaatcagatc tatTGACCCAGAATTGTCTCAACTAGAGGCCAGACAtacagaacttgagaaggagctagaaaatatgaaggctgccattgatcgtcATAAGTTCATCttggctcaaatacctgatgccattcaacaaaagaaacaggaactattggccaaagtcagagaagacagagccatccaaagtagcctcaagagcattcctagatcagccaaagaagataagcaacaaatCGTAGAGGTTGATGCTATctggctagaagtgttgaaagcaataaaggatgttctagactt ATTTGTTTTGAACAACCGTCttcatcctcttcctagggccagcGAGCCCTCTGACGCTGTGTCATCTACGCTGGCTTCATCATCGGATTCTTCCGACTCCTACAACAGCGACGATGCCCGGCGTTTTCTTCGAGAGTGGAGGGCGGCTCAGAACCGCTATTCTAAGGTGACTCGAGAAAATGGCCAGCTCAAGATTCGTCTAGGGATCTCTCAGGCTGCCCTTCATGCGGCCAAGAAGGAGGCCAGTGCCGCTCGGGCGCGGTTGGCCAAatctgacgccatggtggcgg CCCTGATGGTACAGGTGGAGTCCCTCCAGCTGGCAGCAAATGCGGCCACAGACGCTGTCAATGCTCGGGGTGCCCTCATCAACGCTCGCCTCCATGACATTCCGGCCTGcgttcaggagatcgccctccatg GAGCTCCAATGCAATATTGGACAGGTCTGTATGCAGAAGTTGATAGGAGGATGCTCACCAATGGTGTCAACACAATGCTGAAGGTGGCAACCGATCTGCTTCTGCCGAAGAAGACAGCTGGGGACAAGAATAAGCGCTTGAAGTATGATGATCATCGTGACGATGGAGCCCAGAACAACTGGAGGGCGCGTGCTGAGATGGTGATGATTTGA